The proteins below come from a single Zea mays cultivar B73 chromosome 8, Zm-B73-REFERENCE-NAM-5.0, whole genome shotgun sequence genomic window:
- the LOC100284502 gene encoding universal stress protein family protein: protein MGSSGGSCEHFLGQLSSSDGGSAPHQLLQREWDCGTGTGSRRGSRRWSRKKGRARGHRRGGGFCRTEEAAAASRKRVVVVVDQSSGAKHAMMWALTHVANRGDFLTLLHVLPPHSGSGGGGRGAGEEDASALANSLGALCKACKPEVEVEALVIQGPKLSTILSQVKKLEASVLVLSQRKPSPFCCFLRSRSSSEEEELVEECINRAECLTLAVRRRSKGVGGYLVSTRWQKNFWLLA from the exons ATGGGGAGCAGCGGGGGCAGCTGCGAGCACTTCCTGGGGCAGCTGAGCTCGAGCGACGGCGGCAGCGCGCCGCACCAGCTGCTGCAGCGGGAGTGGGACTGCGGCACCGGCACCGGCAGCAGGCGTGGGTCGCGGCGCTGGTCCAGGAAGAAGGGCAGGGCGCGGGGACACCGCCGCGGCGGCGGGTTCTGCAGGACTGAGGAGGCCGCGGCGGCGTCGCGGAagcgggtggtggtggtggtggaccaGAGCTCCGGCGCCAAGCACGCCATGATGTGGGCGCTCACCCACGTCGCCAACAGGGGCGACTTCCTCACCCTGCTCCACGTCCTGCCGCCGCACagcgggagcggcggcggcggccgcggtgctggggaggaggACGCCTCCGCGCTCGCCAACTCCCTCGGCGCGCTTTGCAAGGCCTGCAAGCCTGAG gtggaggtggaggcgctCGTGATCCAGGGGCCCAAGCTGTCGACCATCCTCAGCCAGGTGAAGAAGCTGGAGGCGTCCGTGCTGGTGCTCAGCCAACGCAAACCCTCGCCTTTCTGCTG CTTCctgcggagcaggagcagcagcgaGGAGGAGGAGCTGGTGGAGGAGTGCATAAACCGGGCGGAGTGCCTGACGCTGGCGGTGCGGCGGCGGAGCAAGGGCGTGGGCGGCTACCTCGTGAGCACCCGGTGGCAGAAGAACTTCTGGCTGCTCGCCTGA